In the genome of Polynucleobacter sp. TSB-Sco08W16, the window TACAAAATGCATGCCGGGTGCATTGAGGTTTTCATCAGGGCCACGATCGGTATGAACGCGATAGAAGCCGCCAATGACATAGCGATCAATCATATAAACCACAGGCTCAGCAACTGCCTCGTTCACCTTCTCAAAGGTATACACGCCTTCCTGTATGAGTACGTCACTGACTTCAAGGCCTTCCTTGACAACACTCATCTTATTGCGATCTTTACGATTCAAGCCCTTTAATTGAGAGGGATCATTCACAACCATCACACCCATGCCATAGGTGCCTGCGTCAGCCTTTACAACGACATATGGCTTTTCTTTAATGCCGTACTCACGATATTTTTTTGCAGTCTTCTTGAGTACCTGCTCTACTGCTGCTTGAAGTTCATCTTCACCTTTACGCTCATGAAAATTGACATCAGAACAACTAGTGAAATAAGGATTAATCATCCACGGATCAATATCTACTACCTTGGCAAATTTCTTAGCAACTTCATCATAGGCAGCAAAGTGATTAGATTTGCGACGAACATGCCAACCAGCGTGTAAGCCAGGCAGGAGGTATTGCTCATGAATATTTTCTAGGATTGGAGGAATTCCAGCAGATAAATCGTTGTTCAACAAAATAGAGCAGGGATCAAAATCCTTTAAGCCCAAGCGCTGTTTTTTCAGACCTAAGCGTGACAAAGGTTCCATCAACAAACGATTGCCGTCGGGCAACTCAATCCAGGTTGGCTTTTTAATTTCTTCAGAGAAAGTGCCCAAGCGAACGTTAAGTCCAGCCTGACGCAAGATTGAAGACAAGCGTGCAATATTTTGCAAATAGAAAGTATTGCGAGTGTGGCGCTCAGGAATGAGTAATAAATTTTTTGCTTCTGGGCAGATTTTTTCAATCGCAGCCATTGCAGCTTGAACGGCTAGCGGCAACATTTGAGGAGATAAGTTATTAAATCCGCCGGGGAATAAGTTGGTATCAACCGGGGCCAACTTAAAACCAGAATTTCGTAAATCAACCGAGCAATAGAATGGCGGCGTATGCTCCTGCCATTCGAGCCTGAACCAACGCTCGATCGTCGGGGTTGCTTCTAGTACCTTTGACTCCAATTCGAGCAAAGGGCCGCTTAGGGCAGTAATTAGATGTGGAACCATTCCACCATTGTAAGATTTTTAAAAGAAAGACGCGGAATCCTAGGATTCCGCGCTTAAAAACTGAGCAGCCCACTAAGGCCGCCCAGTGAGGGGTAAATCTACTGATTAAGACTCGTATGCAGACTCACCATGTGAGCTGATATCCAAGCCTTCGCGCTCTTCTTCTTCCTTGACACGCAAACCGATCACGATATCGATCAATTTGAATGCAATGTAAGAAACCACGCCAGACCAAATCACAGTTGTAATCACGCCTTGAGCTTGAATCCACAATTGGCTAGCAATAGAGTAGTCAGGAGCAACAGCATTAGCTACATAGTCCCAAACACCTGTACCGCCCAAAGCTGGATCAGCAAATACGCCGGTCAACAAAGCGCCTGAAATACCACCAACACCGTGAACACCGAATACATCCAAGCTGTCATCTGAACCCAAGATTTTCTTGAGACCAGTAACACCCCAGAGGCAGATTACGCCAGCAAACAAGCCAATTGCGATAGAACCCATTGGGCCAGCAAAGCCAGCGGCAGGAGTAATAGCCACTAAACCAGCTACGCAACCAGAAGCAGCGCCCAACATGGAAGGCTTACCTTTGAGAACCCACTCAGCAACAGACCAGCCCAATACAGCAGCAGCAGTAGCCAAATATGTGTTCACGAAAGCCAATGCTGCGCTACCGTTTGCTTCGAGTGCTGAACCAGCATTGAAGCCGAACCAACCGAACCACAATAGTGCAGCACCAGTCATTACATAAACTAAGTTATGTGGCTTCATTGCTTCTTTGCCGTAACCAATACGCTTGCCGATAACGAATGAACCAACCAAGCCTGCGATCGCAGCATTGATGTGAACAACAGTACCGCCAGCGAAGTCGAGAACACCTTTTTGCCATAACCAACCAGCACGAGCAGTAATTGCCTCAAGTGATGCAGCATCTTTGATGTCATCAGGACCAGGCCAAAACCAAACCATGTGAGCGATTGGCAAGTAGCTGAATGTGAACCAAATGATCATAAATACCAAGATTGCAGAGAACTTAGCGCGCTCAGCAAAGGAACCAATGATCAAGCAGCAAGTGATAGTTGCGAACACTGCTTGGAAAGCCATGAATACATACTCAGGAATCACAACACCCTTACTAAAGGTTGCCGCAACTGAGTCTGGGTTCATACCAGCCAAGAACAAGCGATCGAGTCCGCCAATGAATGCTCCGCCTTCTGTAAATGCAAAACTGTAGCCATAGATTGCCCAAAGCACAGTAATTACAGAAAAGACCATAAAGCATTGCATGCAGATCGACAGAATGTTTTTGCTACGTGTCAAACCACCGTAGAACAAAGCCAAACCAGGAAGCGTCATCAACAACACAAGCGCTGTAGAAACTAACATCCAAGCGGTATCGCCCTTGTTGCACTTTTCAGAGCAAAGTACGGGTGCAGGTTCTGCAGCTGCTGGAGTAGCGGCAGGAGCAGTAACTGCAGGTTTTTTAACTTCATCAGCATGCGCTGGTGAAGTAACTATTACACCAGTAGCGCCAATAGCCAAGGCCATAGCACCACCAGCAACGAGTCGTTTCATCCAAGTTAACATTTTGAGCCTCTCTTTAAAGTGCTGACGCGCCGGTTTCACCGGTACGAATACGAATGACGTGCTCAACGGGAGAGACAAAAATCTTGCCATCGCCAATCTTGCCTGTACGTGCTGATTTTTCGATTGCTTCAATCGCACGCTCCAAGATGCCATCTTCAACAGCAGCTTCAATTTTTACTTTAGGTAAAAAATCAACTACATACTCAGCACCGCGATACAACTCAGTGTGACCTTTTTGACGACCAAAGCCTTTAACTTCAGTGACGGTGATGCCCGAAACTCCCACTTCTGAGAGAGCTTCGCGCACTTCGTCAAGCTTGAAGGGCTTGATGATTGCGGTAATTAATTTCATATGTTTCTCCGTTCAGAGTGGAAATTAGAAAGTTTTTGTTAGGGAAATCAAACCTGTTGACTTACCCATGTTCTTGCCTTGAGGGGTAACGTATGCATATGTACCTTGATATGTCTTAGCATTTGTACCAACCCACGCAATCGCAGCAGACAAGCCACCACCAAAGTCTTTTGTTGCGCCGACCTTCCAGTCGGTGTAGCTGTAAAGAGTGTTATTAGACAAAGAGGTTGGGTTGTTTTGATTTCCAGCCACATACTGGTAACCAACGTGACCATTTAATGCTAAACCCCAAACGCCAGTATCGTAGTTCAAAGTCAAATCTGGGTAGTAAGAGCCTGATGAGTTCACGTTGCCGAATAATGGCGTAACGGCGTAAGAAAATTTACCAAAGCCAGTAACTGGGCCAAAAGTAAAGTTCTGTGCAACATAAATTTCAGTTGAATTTGGGTTGGTTTGATTAGAGGTATATGACAAGCCACTAGTTGGATAGTAGTACTGAAGTACGCCAATGTCAGATGCGAAGCCTTCGCCTAGTAATTCTTTCTTGAAACCACCATAGAAGTCCATTTCAATCGGAGCGGATGCATTTGCACCATTTCCGCCTTTGAAAGAATCTCCGACCCAGCTGATAGAGCTGTTCCAGTTACCAATGTACAGACCACTTTCATGGGCATAATCAAAGCCGCCTTGAATCGCTGGCTTAAAGTTTGATTGGCTGAGGCCACGATAGCGATAGTCGTTTACTACTGTGACGTTTGCAGTGATTGGGCTAGCTTCAGGGGCCTCAGCCGCTGCCTCTTCTGCGAATACAGACGAGCACGCCAAGCCGCTCAACAATGCCACTGCTGCTGCAGACATTGCTTTCTTATGTAAAGTTTTCATCTAATGCTCCTTACTGGTTGTAATCAAAAAAATAAAAAATGGGTTCAATGCTTATTGCATGAGGTGATGATGAAGCTTTGCCTCCATGTCGCCTGGAATTGAATCACTTTATTAATGCATATTCACTATATTGGTGCAATAACAAGCACCAATATAGTGAATATATAGGGAATTTTCCCAAGAAACACCTGTTTTAGCCATTATTGTGGGTTCAACATAAAATATGAATGTGTGTGTTTTATACAACTCTTAACCTAACTGAAAAGCCCATCATGCAAAAACCTGGCGAGATCCTCGAACAAATCCAACGTATTGCTAACGATATGCAGAACAAAGTTGGGGATGCGATTCGTAATTCACCAGCACAGGAAATTGAAAAAAATGTGCGCGCCATGATGAACCAAGGTTTTCAGAAAATGGATCTTGTCACTCGAGAAGAGTTTGAGCTTCAGACCAAAGTACTTGCTAAGACTAGAGAAAAGCTAGAGGCGCTCGAAGCCAAAGTCGCTGCATTAGAAAAAGCGTAGTCACTTTTTCAGCATTCACTCTTAAGTTTTACTCTGGATAGAACTCGCTAAAGAAGTTTGCATACGCCTCTTGGGATAAAAATGCTTTAGCGTTATCCACATTACTACCGGCATGTAAAACTGAAATTTGGTAAATCCATAGGCCCCCATTTCCCATGGAACGGGTTATCCAGCGAACGCGCATTACCTGTTGAAATTTTTCATTCGACTTAAAGGCAATGAAATAGTCTTTACTTGGCAAACGATGATGGTCAGCTGTTTGATAAAAAGAGTCTTCAATAGTGACCGAGCCACCAGATGCTTTTGCCCGATCTACTAAATTACTTTGTAGCTGACTAATTAATTTTGGTGCCGGCACAATTTGAGCATCAGTTAATTGAATCGCACTGATTGAGTAAATATCATCTTCAACCTTTACTGCTTCAAGCGTTTGTAAAAACTCTTGATCCTGATACGGAATGCGGCGCTCAAGCTTGTCTGGCTTACCCGGAAATAATGCGTTATAGCCTTGTTCTGGAGACTGAACGGTGCGCCAATTGAGAGTAGGACTACATGCGGAGAGAAGAACAAATGCCGCTAAAAAGATGCAGCCTTTTAAAGTGCCTCTAAACAATGCCGGCTCCATGTGCCTGTTGATCTGCGTGATAACTAGATCGCACCATGGCGCCTACTGCAGCATGAGAGAAGCCCATCTCATAGGCCTTCTCTTCAAACATCTTAAATATATCAGGGTGAACATAACGCGTAACTGGTAAGTGATGGCCTGATGGCGCTAGATACTGACCAATGGTAAGCATGTCGATATTGTGCTCACGCATATCACGCATGACCTCGAGAATTTCTTCATCCGTTTCCCCTAGGCCCACCATCAAACCACTCTTGGTTGGAATATTAGGAAAGCGCTCCTTGAATTCTTTTAACAACTTCAAGGAATGGAGGTAATCAGCTCCAGGACGCGCTTGTTTATACAGACGGGGCACTGTCTCAAGGTTGTGATTCATCACATCTGGCAAACCTTGCGGAGCATGCTCAGCAAAGGTGTCCAGAGCCTTATCAAGACGTCCACGGAAATCGGGCACCAATACTTCAATACGGGTATTGGGAGACTGTGCACGCGATTGCGAGATGCAATCGACATAATGCATTGCGCCACCATCACGCAGGTCATCACGATCCACGCTGGTGATCACGACGTAATTTAATTTGAGTGCGGCAATAGTGCGCGCTAGGTTAGCGGGCTCTTTTTCGTCCAAAGGATCAGGTCTACCGTGACCCACGTCACAGAATGGGCAGCGACGTGTGCACTTATCACCCATGATCATGAAGGTTGCAGTGCCCTTGCCAAAACACTCACCGATATTAGGGCAACTTGCCTCTTCACACACGGTGACTAATTCGTTTTCCCGCAAAATCTTTTTAATCTCAGCAAAGCGTGAGTTACCTGATGCGGCTCTTACCCGAATCCAGTCCGGCTTCTTTAGTACTTGCTCCAAAGGCACAATCTTGATTGGAATGCGTGCAGTCTTCTCGCTCGATTTTTGCTTACGGGTAGCATCGTATTGAAGATCTTGTCGCTCTTCTACTGACTGCTTGATATCGGTCTTATTTATGGTCATGGCATTAGTTGCTTTTGTAAGTGCTCCAAAAGCCTTTGGCTAATAGTGTCTATATTGTCCTTGATCCCAAGGGTTTGCATATCTACCGTCTTTAAGCCCTCATAGCCACAAGGGTGGATACGCCCAAATGCCTCTAAATCAGTAGCTACATTCAAGGCTAGGCCATGGTACGAGCAGCTTTTTGAGACTTTTAGACCAAGAGCAGCCACCTTTGCCCCAACCCATTCAACCGAGACGCCTAGCTGTTGGGATATATAAATTCCTGGGGCGCCAGGCTTTCTTTCTGCCTGAATACCAAAATCTACCAAGGTATCGATCAGCGCTTGTTCAATACGGAAGACCAACTCTTTTACAAAAATCCCAAGTCGTTTGAGATCAAGCAAGAGATAAATCACGATCTGACCAGGCCCATGATAAGTAATCTCGCCACCCCGATCTACTTGCACCATTGGAATGTCATGACTTGGGGAATGCAGATTGCCTGCATCGCCAGCTAAGCCCAATGTAAATACTGGAGGGTGCTCCAAGAGCCATATTTCATCGGGTGTATCGCTATTACGCTCCCTTGTAAAGAGGCGCATTGCTTCATACGTTTGAGCGTAATCTACTAGACCAAGATGCTTTACGAAAACCGTCATGAACTCTGATTAGAGAACGATGCTCACTAATGGATGGGTTGATAACGTACGATAAAGCTCATCTAACTGTTCGCGACTAGTCGCTGTAATGGGCAAAGTAATACCCAAATAATTTCCATCCTTTGATGGTCTCTGCTCTACCTTACTCTCGTCAAAAGTAGGATCAAATTGCTTAGCAATATGCACTATTGCAGGCAAATACTCTGGATTATTTTTTCCCATTACCTTGATAGGAAAAAGAGAGGGATACTCAATCAGTGATTTTTCTTCAGCCATATTTTTCTTTCTTATTCTGATTGTTTTCGATGGTCTGGCATACCTAACCAGGCGCCAGAAATAATATTGCGAATGCAATGCAGACGACGATGGAAAAAATGGTCAGCGCCTGGCACTACTTGAACGGTGAGTTCTTGAGGACGCGCCCAATCCAAGACATCTATTAATGGAATAGTTTCATCGAGCTCACCGTGAATCAAAATCGTATCAGCAGGTACCTGAGCCAATGTCCACTTACCTGCCGCACTTCCTACCATGACTAAGCGCTCTGCAGGACGGCCTAACTCGGCCAATCTTTGGACCAAGTGACTGCCCACAAAACTACCAAAGGAAAATCCAGAAACTACTAATGGCAAAGTATTCGCAGAGGCAGTCCACGCTTGATTGGCGCTAGCCTCGAGTTGAGACCAGCTTGATGGTGTTTGCATCCACTCAGTCACATGTAGCAAATCTTCTAACTCACCAACGCCGTCATCATGTACGCCCTCTGTGCCACCAACACCACGAAAGTTTGGACGCACGCTCACATATCCCAACTGATTAAATGCTCGGGCCATAGTTTGGGCAACTTTGTTATCCATCGTACCCCCCATTAAAGGATGAGGATGCGCCACCAATGCAAGGCCACGCACCATAAAGGCTGGGTTAGTTTTTAATTCATCCGGGAGATCGATGGACATTTCCATCGAACCAACAAGACCATCAATCTGAATTACTTTGTTACGGCTATTCATGAACACACTTTCAACAAAAACTAAATTAACTTAGCTTTTCTAAGCCAATTGCAAACGCTCTACCGGTATACCCTGGATTAAATGGGATTGAATAATTTCTTCGACGTCCTCTTTATCAATCATGGTGTACCAAGTACCTTGTGGATAGATCACCATGACGGGTCCGTCAGCGCAGCGATCTAAACATCCCGCTTTATTCACCCGAATTTTTCCAGGGCCTGCAAGCCCGAGTTCTTTGACTCTATTTTTAGCGTACTCAAATAGGGCAAAAGCATTATGACGATCACAACAGTCTTCACCGTTGCTACGTTGATTCAAGCAAAAAAATAAGTGGTGTGAAAAGCTCATAGAAAAATTATATGCATCAATGTGTTGATTGAAGTTCTTTGGTGTTACGAATCATCCAAAAGAAGGCCATGGGTAACCATATCACTGAAACCCACTGCATCAACTCATTAAAGTGCAATAAACGTCCTTGGTTCCAATGTCTTAGGGTGAGTATGAAATAAGGATTATCGGGCAATACATTGATGGCGATGGTTACGACGACCAAACAGAGCATCGCTAAGTAGTACTTTGTGCTTTGACGTAAACGCAATGCCCATCGCAAAGCTAGGACTGCTAAACACATTCCCCAGAAAGCACCGGTAGTGAGCCATATCAAACTAAACTCTCCTCCAAACTGAAGGGCTGTAAACAATATCTTGAGTAAAACGGTGAAACCAAGCAACCCATTGAGGATTTGCCACTGAGGCGCTTTGGGGCGCATGCCTAGAGACAATAAAAGTGCCGCACCCAACCAACAAAGCCCGGTAATCAGTGTTTCTTGCACCACCTGATTGATCACCGTTGTTCCCCAATCGATCGATCCGAAAATCACATGCCCCCAGCCACCAATGCCCAACCAAGAACTTTGGGGGTAAATCTGTGACCATGGAAATAAAAGACACAACACACAGATTGCCCAATTCAAACCAAACCACTGGTCAAATCTACGCCGAAT includes:
- the gshA gene encoding glutamate--cysteine ligase, which gives rise to MVPHLITALSGPLLELESKVLEATPTIERWFRLEWQEHTPPFYCSVDLRNSGFKLAPVDTNLFPGGFNNLSPQMLPLAVQAAMAAIEKICPEAKNLLLIPERHTRNTFYLQNIARLSSILRQAGLNVRLGTFSEEIKKPTWIELPDGNRLLMEPLSRLGLKKQRLGLKDFDPCSILLNNDLSAGIPPILENIHEQYLLPGLHAGWHVRRKSNHFAAYDEVAKKFAKVVDIDPWMINPYFTSCSDVNFHERKGEDELQAAVEQVLKKTAKKYREYGIKEKPYVVVKADAGTYGMGVMVVNDPSQLKGLNRKDRNKMSVVKEGLEVSDVLIQEGVYTFEKVNEAVAEPVVYMIDRYVIGGFYRVHTDRGPDENLNAPGMHFVPLAFEQNSMPDLGAKPGSAPPNRFYLYGVVARLALLASSLELERTDPDMEVA
- a CDS encoding ammonium transporter — protein: MLTWMKRLVAGGAMALAIGATGVIVTSPAHADEVKKPAVTAPAATPAAAEPAPVLCSEKCNKGDTAWMLVSTALVLLMTLPGLALFYGGLTRSKNILSICMQCFMVFSVITVLWAIYGYSFAFTEGGAFIGGLDRLFLAGMNPDSVAATFSKGVVIPEYVFMAFQAVFATITCCLIIGSFAERAKFSAILVFMIIWFTFSYLPIAHMVWFWPGPDDIKDAASLEAITARAGWLWQKGVLDFAGGTVVHINAAIAGLVGSFVIGKRIGYGKEAMKPHNLVYVMTGAALLWFGWFGFNAGSALEANGSAALAFVNTYLATAAAVLGWSVAEWVLKGKPSMLGAASGCVAGLVAITPAAGFAGPMGSIAIGLFAGVICLWGVTGLKKILGSDDSLDVFGVHGVGGISGALLTGVFADPALGGTGVWDYVANAVAPDYSIASQLWIQAQGVITTVIWSGVVSYIAFKLIDIVIGLRVKEEEEREGLDISSHGESAYES
- a CDS encoding P-II family nitrogen regulator; the protein is MKLITAIIKPFKLDEVREALSEVGVSGITVTEVKGFGRQKGHTELYRGAEYVVDFLPKVKIEAAVEDGILERAIEAIEKSARTGKIGDGKIFVSPVEHVIRIRTGETGASAL
- a CDS encoding TorF family putative porin, which translates into the protein MKTLHKKAMSAAAVALLSGLACSSVFAEEAAAEAPEASPITANVTVVNDYRYRGLSQSNFKPAIQGGFDYAHESGLYIGNWNSSISWVGDSFKGGNGANASAPIEMDFYGGFKKELLGEGFASDIGVLQYYYPTSGLSYTSNQTNPNSTEIYVAQNFTFGPVTGFGKFSYAVTPLFGNVNSSGSYYPDLTLNYDTGVWGLALNGHVGYQYVAGNQNNPTSLSNNTLYSYTDWKVGATKDFGGGLSAAIAWVGTNAKTYQGTYAYVTPQGKNMGKSTGLISLTKTF
- a CDS encoding accessory factor UbiK family protein, which translates into the protein MQKPGEILEQIQRIANDMQNKVGDAIRNSPAQEIEKNVRAMMNQGFQKMDLVTREEFELQTKVLAKTREKLEALEAKVAALEKA
- the lipA gene encoding lipoyl synthase, which gives rise to MTINKTDIKQSVEERQDLQYDATRKQKSSEKTARIPIKIVPLEQVLKKPDWIRVRAASGNSRFAEIKKILRENELVTVCEEASCPNIGECFGKGTATFMIMGDKCTRRCPFCDVGHGRPDPLDEKEPANLARTIAALKLNYVVITSVDRDDLRDGGAMHYVDCISQSRAQSPNTRIEVLVPDFRGRLDKALDTFAEHAPQGLPDVMNHNLETVPRLYKQARPGADYLHSLKLLKEFKERFPNIPTKSGLMVGLGETDEEILEVMRDMREHNIDMLTIGQYLAPSGHHLPVTRYVHPDIFKMFEEKAYEMGFSHAAVGAMVRSSYHADQQAHGAGIV
- the lipB gene encoding lipoyl(octanoyl) transferase LipB, whose product is MTVFVKHLGLVDYAQTYEAMRLFTRERNSDTPDEIWLLEHPPVFTLGLAGDAGNLHSPSHDIPMVQVDRGGEITYHGPGQIVIYLLLDLKRLGIFVKELVFRIEQALIDTLVDFGIQAERKPGAPGIYISQQLGVSVEWVGAKVAALGLKVSKSCSYHGLALNVATDLEAFGRIHPCGYEGLKTVDMQTLGIKDNIDTISQRLLEHLQKQLMP
- a CDS encoding YbeD family protein is translated as MAEEKSLIEYPSLFPIKVMGKNNPEYLPAIVHIAKQFDPTFDESKVEQRPSKDGNYLGITLPITATSREQLDELYRTLSTHPLVSIVL
- a CDS encoding alpha/beta hydrolase produces the protein MNSRNKVIQIDGLVGSMEMSIDLPDELKTNPAFMVRGLALVAHPHPLMGGTMDNKVAQTMARAFNQLGYVSVRPNFRGVGGTEGVHDDGVGELEDLLHVTEWMQTPSSWSQLEASANQAWTASANTLPLVVSGFSFGSFVGSHLVQRLAELGRPAERLVMVGSAAGKWTLAQVPADTILIHGELDETIPLIDVLDWARPQELTVQVVPGADHFFHRRLHCIRNIISGAWLGMPDHRKQSE
- a CDS encoding ferredoxin yields the protein MSFSHHLFFCLNQRSNGEDCCDRHNAFALFEYAKNRVKELGLAGPGKIRVNKAGCLDRCADGPVMVIYPQGTWYTMIDKEDVEEIIQSHLIQGIPVERLQLA
- a CDS encoding VanZ family protein produces the protein MHEKVQRPRKLAWPLQAMPLARASSLMYALLILYISLNPFDFDFQNGITAWAWVDAPLPRFITLFDVSVNILAYIPFGFLLVFAAYPRWRNFVALGMAISLSALVAFSVETLQSWVPTRIPSLMDWWANVFGGLLGGLLAIPLGPEWLSGSAIRRRFDQWFGLNWAICVLCLLFPWSQIYPQSSWLGIGGWGHVIFGSIDWGTTVINQVVQETLITGLCWLGAALLLSLGMRPKAPQWQILNGLLGFTVLLKILFTALQFGGEFSLIWLTTGAFWGMCLAVLALRWALRLRQSTKYYLAMLCLVVVTIAINVLPDNPYFILTLRHWNQGRLLHFNELMQWVSVIWLPMAFFWMIRNTKELQSTH